In Paraburkholderia caribensis, a single window of DNA contains:
- the murG gene encoding undecaprenyldiphospho-muramoylpentapeptide beta-N-acetylglucosaminyltransferase has translation MTKQQRTLMVMAGGTGGHVFPGLAVAHLMQAWGWRVVWLGNPAGMEATLVPKHGIPMEYVQFGGLRGKGMKTKLMLPVNLLRACMQSLSVLRRVKPDVVLGMGGYITFPAGVMTAVSGTPLVLHEQNSIAGLANKVLAKLAKRVLVAFPDALPHAEWTGNPIREELARTAAPKARYAARSGPLNVLVVGGSLGAAALNEAVPRALARLAPQERPRVVHQAGAKHIDALRANYEAAGIATGDDVQLVPFIDDMTSAYANADLVICRSGAMTVAEIAAVGVAAFFVPFPYAVDDHQTTNAAFLADHGAALLVQQRDLSVDNLADWLRSQTRASLADMAERSRSLAKPDATEQVAQICATVAGVTPSLSPEGKQQ, from the coding sequence ATGACGAAGCAACAACGCACGCTGATGGTGATGGCGGGAGGCACCGGGGGACACGTGTTCCCGGGTCTCGCCGTCGCGCACCTGATGCAGGCGTGGGGCTGGCGCGTCGTGTGGCTCGGCAATCCCGCCGGCATGGAAGCGACGCTCGTCCCGAAACACGGCATTCCGATGGAGTACGTGCAGTTCGGCGGCCTGCGGGGCAAGGGTATGAAGACCAAGCTGATGCTGCCCGTGAATCTGCTGCGCGCGTGCATGCAGAGTCTCTCGGTGCTGCGTCGCGTGAAGCCCGATGTCGTGCTCGGCATGGGCGGCTACATCACGTTCCCGGCGGGCGTGATGACGGCAGTGAGCGGCACGCCGCTCGTGCTGCACGAACAGAATTCGATCGCCGGTCTCGCGAACAAGGTGCTCGCGAAGCTTGCAAAGCGCGTGCTGGTCGCGTTTCCGGACGCGTTGCCGCATGCGGAGTGGACGGGTAATCCTATTCGTGAGGAACTTGCGCGCACGGCAGCACCCAAAGCACGCTACGCCGCGCGTAGTGGTCCGCTGAACGTGCTGGTGGTGGGCGGCAGTCTGGGTGCGGCGGCGTTGAATGAAGCGGTGCCTCGCGCGCTGGCCCGACTCGCACCGCAAGAGCGTCCGCGCGTCGTGCATCAGGCGGGCGCGAAACATATCGACGCATTGCGCGCGAACTACGAAGCAGCCGGCATCGCGACGGGCGACGACGTGCAACTCGTGCCGTTCATCGACGACATGACGAGCGCCTATGCAAACGCCGATCTCGTGATCTGCCGTTCGGGCGCGATGACGGTCGCCGAGATCGCGGCGGTGGGCGTGGCGGCATTCTTCGTGCCGTTCCCATACGCCGTCGACGATCACCAGACAACTAACGCAGCGTTTCTCGCCGATCACGGCGCGGCGCTGCTCGTACAACAGCGCGATCTGTCGGTGGATAACCTCGCCGACTGGTTGCGCAGCCAGACGCGGGCGTCGCTCGCGGACATGGCGGAGCGTTCGCGCTCGCTCGCGAAACCCGATGCCACCGAACAGGTCGCGCAGATCTGCGCAACGGTGGCAGGCGTGACACCGAGCCTGAGCCCGGAAGGAAAGCAGCAATGA
- a CDS encoding peroxiredoxin, producing the protein MIQVGEKLPQATVYELIEDEREGCTIGPNSFDVREQTAGKRVVIFGLPGAFTPTCSAKHVPGYVEQAEKLRAAGIDEIWCVSVNDAFVMGAWARDQHTSGKVRMMADGSAAFTRALGLEQDLSARGMGIRSQRYAMVVDDGVVKTLHVEAPGKFEVSDAASILATLSQA; encoded by the coding sequence ATGATTCAGGTAGGTGAAAAGCTTCCCCAGGCGACCGTTTACGAACTGATCGAAGACGAACGCGAGGGCTGCACGATCGGGCCGAACAGCTTCGACGTGCGCGAGCAGACGGCGGGCAAGCGCGTGGTGATCTTCGGATTGCCGGGCGCGTTCACGCCCACCTGTTCGGCGAAGCACGTGCCGGGCTATGTCGAGCAGGCAGAGAAGTTGCGTGCTGCGGGTATCGACGAGATCTGGTGCGTATCCGTCAACGACGCGTTTGTGATGGGCGCGTGGGCACGCGATCAGCACACCTCGGGCAAGGTGCGCATGATGGCGGACGGTAGCGCGGCTTTCACCCGAGCCCTCGGTCTGGAGCAGGATTTGTCGGCGCGCGGCATGGGAATCCGTTCCCAGCGCTATGCGATGGTGGTCGACGACGGCGTGGTCAAGACGCTGCACGTCGAGGCACCCGGCAAGTTCGAAGTGAGCGATGCGGCCAGTATTCTCGCGACGTTGAGCCAGGCATGA
- a CDS encoding cell division protein FtsQ/DivIB — translation MWNNVRQLNLAANALHALLLLVLLAAGGYWLIQRPNFTLREIRIDGDTEHINSPTVRAGVVGRLKGNFFTVDLDTARQAFEQMPWVRHASVRRVWPNALAVTLEEYKPLGTWGADQLVSTDGEVFTANQGELDEELPAFEGPDGSAKEVVARYQDFRKWFAPVGATPDEVTLSPRFAWTVKLSNGMQVEIGRERNQDTLYDRCKRLTAAWGAVTQRWGKDIEYADLRYPNGFAIRAAGMRFITEPDKGKK, via the coding sequence ATGTGGAACAACGTTCGCCAGCTCAATCTCGCCGCCAACGCATTGCATGCGTTGTTGCTGCTCGTGCTGCTGGCGGCGGGCGGTTACTGGCTGATTCAGCGCCCGAACTTCACGCTGCGCGAGATCCGTATCGACGGCGATACGGAGCACATCAACTCGCCGACGGTGCGCGCGGGCGTGGTCGGCCGGTTGAAGGGCAACTTCTTCACCGTCGATCTCGACACGGCGCGCCAGGCGTTCGAGCAGATGCCGTGGGTGCGTCACGCGAGCGTGCGGCGCGTGTGGCCGAATGCGCTCGCGGTGACGCTCGAAGAGTACAAGCCGCTCGGCACGTGGGGAGCCGATCAGCTGGTAAGCACCGACGGAGAGGTGTTCACCGCGAACCAGGGCGAGCTAGACGAAGAACTGCCCGCGTTCGAGGGCCCGGACGGGTCCGCGAAGGAAGTTGTCGCGCGTTATCAGGACTTCAGGAAGTGGTTTGCGCCCGTCGGCGCAACGCCGGATGAAGTGACGCTGTCGCCGCGTTTCGCGTGGACGGTGAAGCTGTCGAACGGCATGCAGGTCGAAATTGGACGCGAGCGTAATCAGGACACGCTCTACGACCGCTGCAAGCGGCTCACCGCGGCATGGGGCGCGGTGACGCAACGTTGGGGGAAGGACATCGAATATGCGGACTTGCGTTATCCGAACGGTTTCGCCATTCGTGCAGCAGGCATGCGCTTCATTACGGAACCCGACAAGGGCAAGAAGTAA
- the ftsA gene encoding cell division protein FtsA, producing MSKDYKDLLVALDIGTAKVVAIVAELKGEGHYEVIGLGQSESKGLKKGVVVNIEATVQSIQRALEEAELMADCKITNVFTGIAGSHIRSFNSSGMVAIKEKEVTQTDVARVIETAKAINIPTDQQVLHILTQEFIIDGQEDVREPIGMSGIRLEVKVHIVTGAVSAAQNIVKCVRRCGLEVNDLILQPLASSLAVLTEDEKELGVVLVDIGGGTTDIAIFSEGAIRHTAVIPIAGDQITSDIAMALRTPTPDAEDIKVSYGIAKQALADPDEMIEVPGLGERGPRTLSRQALAAVIEPRVEELFSLVQQVVRESGYEELLSSGVVLTGGASMMPGMVELGEDIFLKPVRIGVPEYAGGLADVVRNPRYSTAMGLLVEGRSQRMRGRKVAVQSGSMGQVFTRMKDWFLGNF from the coding sequence ATGAGTAAAGACTATAAAGATCTGCTGGTAGCCCTCGACATCGGCACGGCGAAAGTGGTCGCCATCGTCGCCGAGTTGAAGGGCGAAGGTCATTACGAGGTGATCGGACTCGGCCAGAGCGAATCGAAGGGGCTCAAGAAAGGCGTCGTGGTGAACATCGAGGCCACGGTGCAGTCCATTCAGCGCGCGCTCGAAGAAGCCGAGCTGATGGCCGACTGCAAGATCACGAACGTGTTCACCGGGATCGCCGGCAGCCATATCCGCAGCTTCAATTCGAGCGGGATGGTCGCGATCAAGGAAAAGGAAGTGACGCAGACGGACGTCGCGCGCGTGATCGAGACGGCCAAGGCGATCAACATTCCGACCGATCAGCAGGTGCTGCACATCCTGACGCAGGAATTCATCATCGACGGTCAGGAAGATGTGCGCGAGCCGATCGGCATGAGCGGCATTCGCCTCGAAGTGAAGGTGCACATCGTGACGGGCGCGGTGAGCGCGGCGCAGAACATCGTCAAGTGCGTGCGCCGCTGCGGACTCGAAGTGAACGATCTGATCCTGCAGCCGCTCGCGTCGTCGCTCGCGGTGCTGACGGAAGACGAGAAGGAACTGGGCGTGGTGCTGGTCGATATCGGCGGCGGCACGACGGACATCGCGATCTTCAGCGAAGGCGCGATCCGTCACACGGCTGTGATCCCCATTGCCGGCGACCAGATCACCAGCGACATCGCGATGGCGCTGCGCACGCCGACGCCGGATGCCGAAGACATCAAGGTCAGCTACGGCATCGCGAAGCAGGCGCTCGCCGATCCTGACGAGATGATCGAAGTGCCGGGTCTCGGGGAGCGCGGTCCGCGCACGCTGTCGCGCCAGGCGCTCGCGGCCGTGATCGAGCCGCGCGTCGAAGAACTGTTTTCGCTCGTGCAGCAGGTGGTGCGCGAGTCGGGTTACGAAGAACTGCTGAGCTCGGGCGTCGTGCTGACGGGCGGCGCGTCGATGATGCCGGGCATGGTCGAGCTGGGTGAGGACATTTTCCTGAAGCCGGTGCGCATCGGCGTGCCGGAGTATGCAGGCGGTCTCGCGGACGTGGTGCGCAATCCGCGTTATTCGACGGCAATGGGTCTGCTCGTCGAAGGACGCTCGCAGCGCATGCGTGGTCGCAAGGTCGCGGTGCAGTCGGGATCGATGGGTCAGGTGTTCACGAGGATGAAGGACTGGTTCCTCGGCAATTTCTAA
- a CDS encoding DciA family protein translates to MSRFSPFSRQSLKPGPKLGSKAFSVRRPQAVVEVLNRTDAFAALRAGVEQIAALERDLTELLPDYLATSVEPGFIKDGVLALFAAHNALAARLRHLEPRLLSDLQQRGWPVNTLKIRVRPQAVKEPPRVKQARMSRVGADALHELSESLEPSPLQEALARMAARHRK, encoded by the coding sequence ATGAGCCGTTTCTCACCGTTTTCAAGGCAGTCGCTCAAGCCCGGCCCGAAGCTGGGCTCGAAGGCGTTCAGCGTGCGCAGGCCGCAGGCGGTCGTCGAGGTCCTGAACCGCACCGATGCGTTCGCCGCGCTGCGCGCAGGCGTCGAGCAGATCGCCGCACTGGAGCGCGACCTCACCGAATTGCTGCCCGACTATCTGGCGACGAGCGTCGAGCCCGGCTTCATCAAGGACGGCGTGCTGGCGCTGTTTGCGGCCCACAATGCGCTCGCCGCGCGGCTGCGGCATCTGGAACCGCGTCTGCTATCGGATTTGCAGCAGCGCGGCTGGCCCGTCAATACGCTGAAGATTCGCGTGCGTCCGCAGGCTGTGAAAGAGCCGCCGCGCGTGAAGCAGGCGCGCATGTCGCGCGTGGGTGCGGACGCGCTGCACGAACTGAGCGAATCGCTGGAGCCGTCGCCGCTGCAGGAAGCGTTGGCGCGCATGGCGGCACGGCATCGGAAGTGA
- a CDS encoding D-alanine--D-alanine ligase, which produces MSSIDPKSFGKVAVLLGGVSAEREVSLNSGRLVLQGLRDAGVDAHPFDPSERPLAALKDEGFVRAFNALHGGYGENGQIQGALDFYGIRYTGSGVLGSALGLDKFRTKLVWQQLGVPTPPFEAVLRGDDYAARANEIVAKLGLPLFVKPASEGSSVAVIKVKTADALVPALEEAVKFDKIVVVEKSIEGGGEYTACIAGDLDLPIIRIVPAGEFYDYHAKYIANDTQYLIPCGIAAEEEARLKKIARQAFDVLGCTDWGRADFMLDGEGKPYFLEVNTAPGMTDHSLPPKAARAVGISYQELVVQVLALTLKD; this is translated from the coding sequence ATGAGCAGTATCGATCCTAAATCTTTTGGCAAGGTCGCGGTCCTTCTCGGCGGTGTATCCGCCGAGCGCGAAGTGTCGCTGAACTCCGGCCGTCTCGTGCTGCAAGGGCTGCGCGATGCGGGTGTCGACGCGCATCCGTTCGATCCGTCCGAGCGTCCGCTCGCGGCGTTGAAGGACGAAGGCTTCGTGCGCGCGTTCAACGCGCTGCACGGCGGCTACGGCGAGAACGGCCAGATTCAGGGCGCGCTCGATTTCTACGGCATCCGTTATACGGGCAGCGGCGTGCTCGGTTCGGCGCTCGGTCTCGACAAGTTCCGCACGAAGCTCGTGTGGCAACAGCTCGGCGTGCCCACGCCGCCGTTCGAAGCCGTGCTGCGCGGCGACGACTACGCCGCGCGCGCGAACGAAATCGTCGCGAAGCTCGGCTTGCCGCTGTTCGTGAAGCCGGCCAGCGAAGGCTCGAGCGTCGCCGTCATCAAGGTGAAGACGGCCGATGCGCTCGTGCCCGCGCTCGAAGAAGCGGTGAAGTTCGACAAGATCGTCGTGGTGGAGAAGAGCATCGAAGGCGGCGGTGAATATACGGCGTGCATCGCGGGCGATCTCGATCTGCCCATCATCCGCATCGTGCCCGCCGGCGAGTTCTACGACTATCACGCGAAGTACATCGCCAACGACACGCAGTACCTGATTCCCTGCGGCATCGCGGCTGAAGAGGAAGCGCGCCTGAAGAAGATCGCGCGCCAGGCCTTCGACGTGCTCGGTTGCACCGATTGGGGCCGCGCCGACTTCATGCTGGACGGAGAAGGCAAGCCGTATTTCCTGGAAGTGAACACGGCGCCCGGCATGACTGACCACTCGTTGCCGCCGAAGGCGGCGCGTGCGGTCGGCATCAGCTACCAGGAGCTGGTGGTGCAGGTGCTTGCATTGACGCTCAAGGACTGA
- the ftsZ gene encoding cell division protein FtsZ: MEFQMLETETNGTIIKVVGVGGAGGNAVTHMINRGVQGVDFIVMNTDAQALSRSRAPNVIQLGNTGLGAGAKPEMGRSAAEEARERIADALRGAHMVFITAGMGGGTGTGAAPVVAQIAKEMGILTVGVVSKPFEFEGGKRMRVAEAGSQQLEDHVDSLIVVLNDKLFEVMGDDAEMDKCFQCADDVLNNAVAGIAEIINVDGLVNVDFEDVKTVMGEQGKAMMGTATVAGVDRARLAAEQAVASPLLEGVDLSGARGVLVNITSSRSLRLSETREVMNTIKSYAADDATVIFGAVYDDAMGDALRVTVVATGLGRAAKKQQSAPMTLLRTGTDNQPVGAMQHAYTPHHAATADYGSLDTPAVWRTSRDTAASHVQALQEKGVDTYDIPAFLRKQAD; this comes from the coding sequence ATGGAATTCCAGATGCTGGAAACGGAAACCAACGGCACCATCATCAAGGTGGTGGGCGTCGGTGGTGCGGGCGGCAATGCAGTCACGCACATGATCAATCGCGGCGTGCAAGGCGTCGACTTCATCGTGATGAACACGGACGCTCAGGCGCTGTCGCGCTCGCGCGCGCCGAACGTCATCCAGTTGGGCAACACGGGTCTGGGCGCAGGCGCCAAGCCGGAAATGGGCCGCTCGGCAGCAGAAGAAGCACGTGAGCGCATCGCGGACGCACTGCGTGGCGCGCACATGGTGTTCATCACGGCAGGCATGGGCGGCGGCACGGGCACGGGCGCAGCGCCCGTGGTCGCGCAGATCGCCAAGGAAATGGGCATTCTGACGGTTGGTGTCGTCAGCAAGCCGTTCGAGTTCGAAGGCGGCAAGCGCATGCGCGTCGCCGAAGCCGGTTCGCAGCAACTGGAGGATCACGTCGACTCGCTGATCGTCGTCCTGAACGACAAGCTGTTCGAGGTGATGGGCGATGACGCCGAGATGGACAAGTGCTTCCAGTGCGCTGACGACGTGCTCAACAACGCAGTTGCCGGTATCGCGGAAATCATCAACGTCGACGGTCTGGTGAACGTCGACTTCGAAGACGTGAAGACGGTGATGGGCGAGCAGGGCAAGGCGATGATGGGCACGGCGACGGTGGCCGGCGTCGATCGCGCGCGTCTGGCGGCGGAACAGGCTGTTGCAAGTCCGCTGCTGGAAGGCGTCGATCTGTCGGGCGCGCGTGGCGTGCTGGTGAACATTACGTCGAGCCGTTCGCTGCGTTTGTCCGAAACGCGCGAAGTCATGAACACGATCAAGAGCTATGCTGCTGATGATGCGACCGTGATTTTCGGCGCGGTGTACGACGACGCGATGGGCGATGCGCTGCGCGTGACGGTGGTGGCAACGGGTCTGGGCCGCGCTGCGAAGAAGCAGCAATCGGCGCCGATGACGCTGCTGCGCACGGGCACGGACAACCAGCCGGTTGGCGCAATGCAACATGCGTACACGCCGCATCACGCAGCGACGGCAGACTACGGTTCGCTGGATACGCCGGCAGTGTGGCGCACCTCGCGTGATACGGCTGCTTCGCACGTGCAGGCGCTGCAGGAAAAGGGCGTCGACACGTACGACATCCCGGCCTTCCTGCGCAAGCAGGCGGACTGA
- the ftsW gene encoding putative lipid II flippase FtsW, with amino-acid sequence MSWTERFGSQLGKQRGSAGGAAAERTSRTGGLSSAVNGVRPLRSRMLDYDHSLLWVVVALLGLGVVMVYSASIAMPDSPKYASYRDYAFLVRQLIFVVMGSVAGVIAFRIPISTWDKYAPKLFLIALVALVIVLIPHVGKGVNGARRWIPLGITNMQPSEIMKLAVTIYAANYTVRKQEYMHSFAKGFLPMGFAVGVVGMLLLLEPDMGAFMVIAAIAMGLLFLGGVNGKIFGGLVATAVGTFTLLVWASPWRRERIFAYLDPWDDRYAQGKAYQLTHSLIAFGRGEWFGVGLGGSVEKLNYLPEAHTDFILAVIGEELGFVGVLVVILMFYWIVRRSFEIGRQALALDRTFAGLVAKGVGIWFGAQTFINMGVNLGLLPTKGLTLPLVSYGGSGILLNCVAVAVLMRVDYENRVLMRGGKV; translated from the coding sequence ATGAGCTGGACGGAACGCTTCGGGTCGCAACTCGGCAAGCAGCGCGGCTCCGCAGGTGGCGCGGCGGCGGAGCGCACGTCGCGCACGGGCGGGCTGTCGAGCGCCGTCAACGGTGTGCGCCCGCTGCGCTCGCGGATGCTCGACTACGACCACTCGCTGCTGTGGGTCGTCGTCGCGCTGCTGGGTCTCGGCGTCGTGATGGTGTACTCGGCGTCGATCGCCATGCCGGACTCGCCGAAGTACGCGTCGTATCGCGACTACGCGTTTCTCGTGCGCCAGCTGATCTTCGTCGTGATGGGCTCGGTCGCGGGCGTGATCGCGTTCCGCATCCCCATCTCGACGTGGGACAAGTACGCGCCGAAGCTCTTCCTGATCGCGCTCGTCGCGCTCGTGATCGTGCTGATTCCGCACGTCGGCAAGGGCGTGAACGGCGCGCGCCGCTGGATTCCGCTCGGCATCACGAACATGCAGCCGTCGGAAATCATGAAGCTCGCCGTGACGATCTATGCGGCGAACTACACGGTGCGCAAGCAGGAATACATGCACAGCTTCGCCAAGGGCTTCCTGCCCATGGGTTTCGCCGTCGGCGTGGTCGGCATGCTGCTGCTGCTCGAGCCGGACATGGGCGCGTTCATGGTGATCGCGGCGATCGCGATGGGCCTGTTGTTCCTCGGCGGCGTGAACGGCAAGATTTTCGGCGGACTGGTGGCGACGGCTGTCGGTACATTCACGTTGCTCGTGTGGGCGTCGCCGTGGCGCCGCGAGCGGATCTTCGCGTACCTCGATCCGTGGGACGACCGCTATGCGCAGGGCAAGGCGTATCAATTGACGCACTCGCTGATCGCGTTTGGCCGAGGCGAATGGTTCGGCGTGGGCCTCGGCGGCAGTGTCGAAAAGCTCAACTATCTGCCCGAAGCGCATACCGACTTCATCCTGGCCGTGATCGGCGAGGAACTCGGTTTCGTCGGCGTGCTCGTCGTGATCCTGATGTTCTACTGGATCGTGCGCCGTTCGTTCGAGATCGGCCGTCAGGCGCTCGCGCTCGACCGCACGTTCGCAGGTCTGGTCGCGAAGGGCGTCGGCATCTGGTTCGGCGCGCAGACCTTCATCAACATGGGCGTGAACCTCGGCCTGCTGCCTACCAAGGGTCTCACGCTGCCGCTCGTCAGCTACGGCGGCTCGGGCATTTTGCTGAACTGCGTCGCGGTGGCGGTGCTGATGCGCGTCGATTACGAAAACCGGGTCCTCATGCGCGGGGGCAAGGTATGA
- the lpxC gene encoding UDP-3-O-acyl-N-acetylglucosamine deacetylase, whose translation MLKQRTIKQIVKTVGIGLHSGRKVDLTLRPAAPDTGIVFCRVDLPTPVDIPASAMAIGDTRLASVLQKDGARVSTIEHLMSACAGLGIDNLYVDVTAEEIPIMDGSAASFVFLIQSAGIEEQNAAKKFIKVTKPVEIRDGDKFARLDPFFGFKLKFTIDFRHPAVDKTGQALEVDFANTSYVREIARARTFGFAHEVEMMRELGLARGGSMDNAIVLDEYRILNNDGLRYDDEFVKHKMLDAIGDLYVVGHPLLAAYDAYKSGHGLNNALLRELLAHEDSYEIVTFDDPQKAPRGFAYDTQTAFA comes from the coding sequence ATGTTGAAGCAGCGCACTATCAAACAGATCGTCAAAACGGTTGGCATCGGCCTGCATTCGGGCCGTAAGGTCGACCTGACGCTCCGCCCGGCGGCGCCGGACACGGGTATCGTGTTTTGCCGCGTGGATTTGCCCACGCCGGTGGACATCCCCGCGTCTGCGATGGCGATCGGCGATACGCGCCTCGCATCGGTGTTGCAGAAAGACGGCGCGCGCGTGTCGACGATCGAGCACCTGATGTCCGCGTGTGCGGGCCTCGGTATCGACAACCTGTACGTCGACGTCACCGCTGAAGAAATTCCCATCATGGACGGCAGCGCCGCGTCCTTCGTGTTCCTGATCCAGTCGGCGGGCATTGAAGAACAGAACGCAGCGAAGAAGTTCATCAAGGTCACCAAGCCCGTCGAAATCCGCGACGGCGACAAGTTTGCGCGGCTCGACCCGTTCTTCGGCTTCAAGCTGAAGTTCACGATCGACTTCCGCCATCCCGCCGTCGACAAGACCGGCCAGGCGCTCGAAGTGGATTTCGCGAACACGTCGTATGTGCGTGAAATCGCCCGTGCGCGTACGTTCGGTTTCGCGCATGAAGTCGAAATGATGCGCGAGCTGGGTCTGGCGCGCGGCGGTAGCATGGACAACGCGATCGTGCTCGACGAGTACCGCATCCTGAACAACGACGGTCTGCGCTACGACGACGAGTTCGTGAAGCACAAGATGCTCGACGCGATCGGCGACCTGTACGTGGTCGGTCACCCGTTGCTCGCGGCCTATGACGCGTACAAGTCGGGCCATGGCCTGAACAACGCGCTGCTGCGCGAACTGTTGGCGCATGAAGATTCGTACGAGATCGTCACCTTCGACGATCCGCAGAAGGCGCCGCGCGGTTTTGCGTACGACACGCAGACGGCGTTTGCCTGA
- the murC gene encoding UDP-N-acetylmuramate--L-alanine ligase has product MKHIVKHIHFVGIGGAGMSGIAEVLVNLGYQVSGSDLSRNAVTERLAALGARIAIGHDAENIEGANAVVVSTAVRSDNPEVLAARHRRIPIVPRAVMLAELMRLKQGIAIAGTHGKTTTTSLVASVLAAGGLDPTFVIGGRLISAGANARLGTGDFIVAEADESDASFLNLFPVIEVITNIDADHMDTYGHDFARLKQAFIEFTHRLPFYGIAVLCVDDPNVKEILPFVSKPIIRYGFAPDAQVRAVNVEAREGKMHFTAMREDAPPIDIVLNLPGLHNVQNALAAIAIATELEVKDADIQRALADFNGVGRRFQRYGEVSVTGGGAYTLVDDYGHHPVEMAATIAAARGAFPDKRLVLAFQPHRFTRTRDCFEDFVKVLSTVDALVLTEVYAAGEAPIVAADGRSLTRSIRVAGKVEPVFVETVDEVPDALAAIVRDGDVVITMGAGSIGGVPGRLAGNEGAK; this is encoded by the coding sequence ATGAAACATATCGTCAAACACATTCACTTCGTCGGGATCGGCGGCGCGGGCATGAGCGGCATCGCCGAAGTGCTCGTCAATCTCGGCTATCAGGTGAGCGGTTCGGACCTGTCGCGCAATGCGGTGACGGAGCGCCTTGCTGCGCTCGGCGCGCGCATCGCGATCGGTCACGACGCAGAGAACATCGAAGGCGCGAACGCCGTCGTCGTATCGACGGCCGTGCGCAGCGACAACCCTGAAGTGCTCGCGGCACGTCATCGCCGTATTCCCATCGTGCCGCGCGCGGTGATGCTCGCGGAACTGATGCGCCTGAAGCAGGGCATCGCGATTGCCGGCACGCACGGCAAGACGACCACGACTTCGCTGGTGGCGAGCGTGCTCGCGGCGGGCGGCCTCGATCCGACCTTCGTGATCGGCGGACGGCTGATCAGCGCGGGCGCGAATGCGCGCCTCGGCACGGGCGATTTCATCGTCGCCGAAGCGGACGAATCGGATGCGTCGTTCCTGAACCTGTTCCCGGTGATCGAAGTCATCACGAACATCGACGCCGATCACATGGACACCTACGGCCACGACTTCGCGCGGCTCAAGCAGGCGTTCATTGAATTTACGCACCGTCTGCCGTTCTACGGTATTGCGGTGCTGTGCGTCGACGATCCGAACGTGAAGGAGATCCTGCCGTTCGTGTCGAAGCCGATCATCCGCTACGGCTTTGCGCCCGACGCGCAGGTGCGCGCCGTCAATGTCGAGGCGCGCGAGGGCAAGATGCATTTCACGGCGATGCGCGAAGACGCGCCGCCCATCGACATCGTCTTGAACCTGCCTGGCCTGCACAACGTGCAGAACGCGTTGGCCGCAATTGCGATTGCGACTGAACTCGAGGTGAAAGATGCCGATATCCAGCGAGCGCTCGCGGATTTCAACGGCGTCGGCCGGCGTTTCCAGCGCTACGGCGAAGTGAGCGTGACGGGCGGCGGCGCCTACACGCTCGTCGACGACTACGGCCACCACCCGGTGGAAATGGCCGCGACGATTGCGGCGGCGCGTGGCGCGTTCCCCGACAAGCGCCTCGTTCTCGCATTCCAGCCGCACCGCTTCACGCGCACGCGCGACTGCTTCGAAGATTTCGTCAAGGTGCTGTCGACGGTCGATGCGCTCGTGCTGACGGAAGTCTACGCAGCGGGCGAGGCGCCCATCGTCGCCGCGGACGGCCGTTCGCTCACGCGTTCGATCCGTGTGGCGGGCAAGGTCGAGCCGGTGTTTGTCGAAACAGTAGATGAAGTGCCGGACGCGCTCGCTGCAATCGTGCGCGACGGCGATGTGGTGATCACGATGGGCGCAGGTTCGATTGGCGGTGTGCCGGGTCGGCTTGCAGGAAATGAAGGTGCGAAATGA